The following nucleotide sequence is from Arvicola amphibius chromosome 1, mArvAmp1.2, whole genome shotgun sequence.
ATCGAACAGTTGAGCAGCGGCTTCTTCTCCCCTAAACAGCCCGACCTGTTCAAGGACATTGTCAACATGCTCATGCACCATGACCGGTGAGCTGGCTGGCCAGGCTGCATGGAggcttgggtgggtggggaggctgCCCAGGGTTGCAACTTCATTCACTCCAGTTGCTGCACCAAGGACTTGGCTCTTAACCTCACTGAGCTCTGGTCTCTCCATTCTCCTCCAGGTTTAAAGTCTTTGCAGATTATGAGGAATACATTAAATGCCAGGACAAAGTCAGTGAGTTGTACAAGGTGAGGGGCCGTGGGCCAGGGGCTGGTAGGGCTTTGTTTGATTCTGGCTTGAATGAAAGAGAATGGGGGCAGTCTGCCAGCAGAGCGAACCTAGagcctcccttcctgtcttcagaACCCAAGAGAGTGGACACGGATGGTGATCAGGAACATAGCCACCTCCGGCAAGTTTTCCAGTGACCGCACCATTGCCCAGTATGCCCGGGAGATCTGGGGTGTAGAACCTTCTCACCAGCGCCTGCCAGCCCCGGATGAGAAGATCTGATCTTCCACGCCAGACCCCACATCTGCCCTTGAGTCTGTTTGCGATTCCTGGGATCAGGCCCACCTTTCATCCAGAGGGTGGGCCCTGGAATTACTACTCTGCCCTTCCCTTTTTGGAGCCCTTTCACCAGTCTCTAGGTCCCGATGCCCAGTGTGATTAAGGAcactgccttctttttcctcaaCTCCCTACCCCTCCTATTTATGAATGGGGTCTGACCAAGTGCACCCACTCCCCAATAAATCGACTGTCCCTGAGCTTCCTTACTCTCTTCTCTGTTGCAATTATTTTTAGCTCTTGGAGAGCTTAACAGCTGCTGCGCAACCATCTTCCTATCCCCCCtttatcccccccccacacacaccgaAGCAGGTGCACCGTCTTGGCGGGGGAGAGAGGGGTAGCCCATAGGCGGTGCCTGGGACACAGTCCCTTTTCCGGTGTTGCCCTCCCCGCCTCTCTTCCCAGCGCTGTGTCCATACTAGGTCAGCGGCCAGCTTAGTTGGTCGGGGGCGGGGCGTCTGCCTGGGTGGGGCCCACCGGGTCAGGGAGTCGGGATTTGGGCTGGAACCCCTGGGACTACGAGCATCCACGCTGTTAAGGGAGGGTCCTGAGGAGGTTTGGCACCTTCTTGGCTCCGCCCCTAGCTCCGCCCCACTGCGGCGTTTTAGGGTCTCTTAGCAGGTGGCTATGATAAATCCAAAATCAGGGGAGTGTTAGGGCTTAGGGCATTCGCAGTTTTCAGGCGAGGGCGGTGGCATATTCCCGGTTCTGAAGAAACAGGTCTATAAAGGCCCTGTTCTGAGCCTCACGTTGCGAGGACTGAAGTGTAAAAGAGGTCCTGCCTCTCTCGCCCAAGGCAGGGAGGGGCAATCCTCGGAAGGGGTTTTGGGGCCCCGGGTTTCACAGTGAGTCTAAACGGCCGGAAACTGTTACCTATCCCTTAGGCCAGCTTGTGAGGGACCCCAACTGCTTGTGGCTGCCCCTCCCAAGTTTCTCCTCTCCTGGGCCCATGCATCCAGGCCTCTAGTTCCGAAGCTGCAGAATACCTACCCAGTTTGCAAACGCCCCTTTCTCTCTGGCCCAGTGGGGTGCCCCTCGCCCCACCTCTGGACATGGAGCCTGGGTCCCTAGGAAACCGCATGTTCATTCATTCCTCGCCCCATGAGGCTCCACTCAACCAAAAAAACCTCGTATATTGTCctagcccctcccccaggccaTCGCAAGGACCCGCAACCCCACGCCCGCGACCTCCACCAGGCCTGGGCCTCTGCCGCCCGCAGGAAGACGCCCGGGCCCGGGCAGGGTGAACCCCGTGGGAACGGTTTGTCTCGAAAACAGGAACCCGGGCCGGGGGGCTGGGCGGGGCGCCCCTTCCCCACCGCAGTCCGCTTCCTGCCCCTCCCGGCTTCCTCCGTGCAACACCCAGGCGGGGCGCAGAGCCTGGGGGTGTCGTGGTGGGGGAGGGCTGCCGCACGACACCCCACGCCACCAGTGGCGCAGCCCCCCGCCCGCAGCTACGCGCTCTGGGGTGGCAGGGGAGGGGTTAAGCTGCTGCAGGGCCCAACGCGCGCGGGCCGAGAGGGGGAGTCCCCAGTGGCGAAGGCGCGGCGCGGGGCgcaggggcggggagggggcggggcggcGGGGCGCTGGGCCGTGGCGCGGAGAGCGGGTTGGAGCCGCAGCCGCAGCGAGGCCGGCGGGCGGGAGCGCACCCAGGTGGCGCGGGCCGGGCAGGGTGCGGGCTCCGCGCTGCGGGTCCCAAGAGTGAGTGAGCGAGCACGCGCGCGCGGGCGAGGCGTGGGACACAGAGGGCGTGGTCCCTTGGGATCCCCTAGAGGCAGGCCGGCGGGGACTGCGGGTGGGTGGAGAATTTGCGGGCCGGGTCCTGGGTAGGACAGAGCTTACTGAGGGGCTAAAGCACTTAGAGCCACCCGCGGGAGGGGGAAGTCGGTGGTATACCGGTGCTAGCCTGACACGTCTCTACCAGGCCCTCCCGTGCAAGTCCCCATTTGACAGATGGGAAAATTGAGGTTTAAAGAGGCCAAATGATTCTCAAGGTCACCCGGCTAGGAAGCAATAGAGTCACGAGGGAATGGCTCTGAGAAGTCCTCGGAAGGACTGCCTAATGTGGGGGAGTTTGTGTGTGTAGGGCGAGGTCCCCTTTCCTTTGGGCAAGGCTCTGGCATGGTCCAAGAGTGTGAGGAACCCCAGCCGCTGGGGCTGCTTGTCCTGGAGCATGGTAGAAGGGGGAGGGGCGGCGGAATGGGTGTGTGCGCAACCAcgggggtatgtgcatgtgtgtgggagtgtgcatGGGTGGAGATGCACAGTTTttgcgtgtgtgcacacgtgtgcagatGTCACAGCTACTGTGGCCTAGGGATCAGAGGCTGGGCTGGTTCAAGTGAACAGACGGTCTGGGAGAAGAACTGCGTGCGGTTTGGATTCTGGAGTAACGGACCTGGGTATGTGTGGTTGAGGCTTTTCATTGCAGGTGTGCATGGGGTGTGGGTGCCATTGTGTGTGACAGGACGGGAGTGTCTGTGACTGGTGTGTGTGAGATGGGCCCTCTTGCTCTTAATGTAGGTCATGTAAGTTACGGCCTCCGGTAGATAACTTGTCTAGAGAATGGGTGTTTGTCCCTGTATGGGTGCTTATAGTCCTCGCGGGTGACCAGGGTTACTTAATGGTGTCATGCAGGCCATGGCACCCCCATGGCGCTAGCGGCCCCTTCTGGGCACTCTACTTGGTGCTCTCACACACAATTTAACTATGCAGCAGGGTGGGTGGGAGGTCAGGAGCCCAGGCTGGGGAGATACATGGCAATTCTGGAGGGGCTGAGCCGGCACCCCTGGGACCTTCGTGCATGTGGCTTAGGAGCCCGCGGTTCCCAGGCTCTGGCTTCCCACTGACACCTCCCAGCCGCAGTGGGCTACCCTCACCCCCGCCCCAAGAATGTTCTTCTCCACTCCGGTCCTCCTCCCCAAGGGCAGGCCCCTGGGGGATGCTACCACCCCGCCTCCCACTCGCGGGGAGCCTAGGAGGGGGCGATGTGGGCAGGACGCCTgggttctctcctccctcctcccatcctagGGTGAAATTCCTCCGAGGTCCCCTCAGGCACTGGGTTCCCAAAATAACCCTGCGGGGGAAGGGAGGCTGTTAAGGGAGGGGAAGCGGGAGGAGCACAGAACCAAGCTGCGGGGTGCTGCAGGTGCCTGTGGGGTGCTGCAGGTGCCTGTGTGGTGCAAGCACTAGGAGAGCAGGGCCCGCTAGGAGGCTTGAGGCAGCATCTAACCCCTGGGGTCCTAGCTCGTCCCTAATTCTAGTAGAGTCCTTCTACCTTCCCGCGACTCTGCGGGTGGGCCGGAAGCCTCTCGGCTAGTCCATTTCCCAACTAGCGGGTTGCACCATCCCAGGGCAGGACCGTTTAACCCCGGGAGTGGCAGCAGTAGACAACTCCGCCCCTGCCCAGCAGGGGGCGTGCCTGCTCCGCCCGTTCCTTTGCGCCCGGACGCTCCCCCGGTGCCTCCGCTAACTCCACTCTGTTTCTCCCAGGACAAGGGTAGGGTTCGAGCCTCGTGGGCAGCAATAGCCTTGGGTCCAGCCCTCCGGCACCGGCGGCCATGGCGAGCACTCTTGGACTTTGGACAAGGGTTGCACCGTAGAGAGCTGCTCCGAGGCTGCATCGAAGCCTTGGTGAGGTGCCTGCCAGCACGAAGGGGCACACCCTGAAAGCAGACCCCCTGGCCAGGACCTACCCAGGCTCCCTCCCATCGTGCAGTCCAACTTAACGAAAGCCCCTCTTCTTTGCAGAGGGGTACCCCAAATATACCTTTTATCCATACGGCAGGGAattggggagctggggagctcCCAACTCTGACCTGGGAGGGGCATTATCTGTTTCCCTGGGGGATCCGGAGGAACTCTATCTCTAGCCTGGGAACTGTTTCGGTATGATGGGGGTTGGTTTATCTGGTGAAGGGGTGCCCCTTCcccacagcactcaggaaatgaCCTCTGGATTCTTGACCCCGCCGGGAACCAAGGCTCCTTCCGCCCCAGCTGGTTCCCCTCCGGACTATGGGCTTGCTCCaagcctcccctcctccagctcctggatCCTTGTAGTACCCCTTGCCACACCCAAACTTCTTTCTCAACTTCGACCTCCAGGTTCTGGAGTGCTGGGAAAAGCAGTAGATGGGCGGGGGTCAGGAGTGCAgaccaggggacctgacaccagACTAGGCTTGCCAGCTGAGTCTCCCGACCAAGGGTCACTACCCTCTCTTTGACTTTTGGAGCAAGATGACTCCGGAAAGGTGCGAGATCCCGCAGCTAGTGCGCATGTTTCTCATGATGCACCCCTGGTACATACCTTCCTCTCAGCTGGCTGCGAAACTGCTCCACTTATATCCTTGGCGGGAATGGCTGAGGCCCGGGGTGTTGGTTCACGAGCCCATCCTGCTTAGCTTGCTCAGGGCCTTAGCGGAGGCTGTCTAGTCTCCTAGGGCTTTACCTTGTGCCTAGCTGAGGTCTTGGTCTCCTCTGTGACTAGGCCTTGCCCTCACTTTCCCCTAAGGTCTTGGATCTGCCCCTGCTCTGTCCAGTCCTCTTGCCCTTCTTTAAGGCTAAATCCTCCTCTCCACCTATGGTGGAGTCCAGCCCTCTACCTCCATCAATGGCTGCTCCCACAGTGTTCATCCCCTCTCCCTGAATCCTCTTGGAACCCAGGCTTTGCCTAGAGCCCCACACTCAGGGTACTCAGGTCCCGCTCTCTGCTCCGGTTCCTAGCCTTAGGTTCTGTGCTGTTGTCCTTAACTCCCCTTACCTATCAGCAATCCCGGACAGACAACTCTAATTCTCTACAGGTGAAAACGTGTCACCTAGTCAGGTGAGTCTGGGCCCTGGCCCCTCCTCTTACTGCCTTTCTCAAGCTTCAGATGGGCTGCAGGAGTGGACAGCATCCAGGGGACTGACCATGAGGGCTTGCTGGGGGACGCTGTCCAGCTGTGCTGCTGGCTTTGCTATCTTCTGCTGGTGTATGGAGTTGGTGATGAGAAGAAAAGCGttggaggatgggggtggggtgggcgggTGTTTGAATAGAACATACTTTGAGACTCTTTACCTCGCTCTTTGGGGGTTGACACAGTCCTCATAGTTCCTTCCCTTACCCCCTTGGGGATGGCGAAGGGAGGGAGGGCCGCCCTAGGTGACTTGACTCTGCCTGCCCCTCCACCAGGTACTGGATCTCAGCATTCCCAGCAGAGTTTgacttgaacccagagctggcTGAGCAGATCAAAGAGCTGAAGGCTCTGTTAGACCAAGAAGGGAACCGAAGGCACAGCAGCCTCATCGACATCGAGAACGTGTGCGTGGGGTGGGGGAGCTCGGGGCACTAAGCAGCCTCCACCATATGTGCTTAATAAATGTCTGTTGAACTGAATGAGTGAGGGTCATGTCACTCTTGCTTTAAACCCCCCATGGCTCCCTGTCACCTTCAACACACCTCCAGCTATTAAGGCCCTTCGTGGCATCAGGCCAGCCTGACGTTCCTGTCCTGTCTCCCGTGGCGCTTCCCTGCATCCACACACTTCATACTGCGGCTCTTTGGGTCCCCTCGCCATTGTCTGTGTCCTGCATCCTTCCTCTCCACGGTACTCGCTCTTGTTGCCCTGTCTCCTCCATTCTCACCAGACTCAGCACGAGTGTGACGCCCCTGCCTGGTGAAGGCATAGACGCTACTCTTCCAGGGCAGaatttgcctttctttcctgtgttttcccGAGATGCTTTGTGCAGACTCCTGCCCAGAGCCCTGGGAACATGTGTCCCACTGTTTGGTGATGgcatgtttctgtgtctgtctcccccGGTAGATTGTGAGCTCCTCGAGGGCAGGAACCGTGTCTTGCTCATCTCTGTACCCCAGCGCCTAGCACAGCGCCTGGCACAGAGTACGTTGTCCATCCGTGTGTTGAGTGCATGGTTAAGGGGATGTGTGAGGAGTTGCTGGGACTCGGGGATGGTAATGCTTAGGATGGTGGCCCCTGTTGTTTAGGTCCCAGCTCAGTTTGAGTGGCATGTCTGAGTATATGTGGGGTCATAGGAGGCAGGGGACACTTCCGGCACAGGGCTCACTACCCCTGCTCCCCCAGCCCCACCTACAAGTGGAAGCGGCAGGGGTGACTCAGCGGAACCCGTGGAACAGAAAAAAGACGCAAGATTGTCCCTGTTGTTTGATCACTTGGAGCCTATGGAGCTGGCAGAGCATCTCACCTACTTGGAGTATCGCTCCTTCTGCAAGATCCTGGTGTGGCCTGCAGGCTTGTGATTGGGTGCCGTGCGGGTTGAGAAGGGAGTTCCAGAAAGGGCCAAGACTTGGGAATAGGCTGGCTCTTGAGCATGGTCGGGTGGTTCCATCAATGACAGTGGGAGGGTGAGCCAGGCTTAGAGCCATGGGAGAGGTCAGCAGGGCACCTCAGTCCACCTGCCCACAGTTCCAGGACTATCACAGCTTTGTGGACCCACGGCTGCACCGTAGACAATCCCGTCCTGGAGCGATTCATCTCCCTCTTCAACAGTGTCTCACAGTGGGTCCAGCTCATGATCCTCAGCAAGCCCACAGCCACGCAGCGGGCGCTGGTCATCACACACTTCGTGCATGTGGCAGAGGTGCCCATTTTTCCGTGTACCCAGCCTCCCCGTGGTCATCAagcccttccccttctctccagtGACGCATTGCCTCCCCCTCCCTATTTGCCTCTCAGaagctgctgcagctgcagaaCTTCAACACACTGATGGCTGTTGTTGGAGGCCTGAGCCACAGCTCCATCTCACGCCTCAAGGAGACCCACAGCCATGTCAGCCCTGAGACCATCAAGGTACCTGGTTCAGGAGGGGCCTGTACTTCCAGGGTTGCAGCCTGGGCACGACTGTTGTCTAcagtgggggaaactgaggcttggaggaagaaatgagagcTCTAAGCTGTACAACGCAAGCGACAGTGGCGGGCCCCAGGTCTGCTTGGTCCCAaagctaatttctttttttaatgtgtgtatgtatgagtatgtatagtgtatgtgtgtgcacaagtgcatgTGGGAGAACAAAGGTTGACATTTAGTCGCTTCCTCTGCCActctctccatttttaaaaagaattcttattcgtttattttattgatgggtatgtgtgcatgccatgtatgttcatgtgccCGTGGAGACCAGGTGGATTCTTTGGAGCTGGAGTCGCATGCAGGTGTGAGCTACCTGACCTGGGTACTGGAAACAGAACTCTGGCTTTCTGGAAGCTCAGCAACCTTAACCTCTGCGCcgcttctccagccccattttttcttgagatagggtctttttcTGGACCCAGAACTCACCAGCTGGCTAGAccaactggccagtgagctccaatGGTCTGTTTTTCTCCATCACTGAGTGTTTTGGTTATAgcctgacttttatgtgggtgccagggatccacacttgggtcttcatgctttcCTGAGGGGCCATCTCCCCAGTGACCAcctcatgagaccctgtctcagaaaaaacaataattataaaagaGCAAAAATCACTATGTAGTTTTAAAAGTAcactggggtctggagagatggctcagtggttaaaagtacttgctcttgcagaggacccaggttcaatacctAGCACCCACAAGCTGGCCCAGGCATGCTGTGATGCAGAACAGCCCACatgcatagaataaaataattttcttttgtttttccaaggcagagtttctctgtatggccctggctatactgaaacttactctgtagacgaggctggccttgaactcagagatccacctgcctctgcctcccaagtgctgggattaaaggcgtgcagcactaTTGCCCAgcattaaatcttaaaaaaaataaggaaatgaagactGTTGACTGGAGTGTGCTGAGGGGTAGTGTGCACTGGACTCTGACCGAGCACTAAGTCTAAACAAACAAGAGCCCAGAAAACATGCTTCCCCTTAAAGGATGATACAGTGACCCCTGCCCAAGTATTGGGTCAGGGTCGGGGCCTCCATGATGAGGGCTTTCCTTTGCTTCCTAGCTTTAGTGTTTGCGCATCCCATTTTGTTGCTCTGAGTAGGAGGAgcacatgtgatttttttctgtctggagAGGCCTTCCATCCTGTTGTGTGGGGCAATTGCTCATTTTCGTTGTCCCATGTTATTGTTAAGTCTGTCCTAATTTAGTATTTGTTGTATTgttgtattcttttttatatatgaattcatttggtgtatgtgtgctcatatgtgggtgtatgtgtgctcatatgtgggtgtatgtgtgctcatatgtgggtgtatgtgtgttcatatgtgggtgtatgtgtgctcatatgtgggtatatgtgtgctcatatgtgggtgtatgtgtgctcatatgtgggtgtgtacatgtgtccacGCCACAGCTCTTGGGTGGAGCTCAGAGGGCAAGCGGCAggggtctgttctctctctttaccACACAGACCTTGGAGATTAAGCCCAGGTCCTCGGTGGCAAGcctttacccactcagccattttgccagcctcttctctctcttttcttctgtctctcttttcctccctctctctctttttatttcttttttgattcaaggtttcactgtgtagttctggtagTCCTAGAAATccctacgtagaccaggctggcctcgaacctgcagagatctgcctgcctctgtctgtctcctgagtgcactTCCACggggtttgtttttgagattgggtctcatattctaggctgtccttgaatttggggtgtggccaaggatgaccttgcacTCTtgatctcttgcctctgcctcttgtcaGAGACAAATACCCCCACACCTGGTTTATgggggttctaggaatcaaatccagagcCTTATGCATAATAGACAAGCACTATACCAACAGAACTGCACCCATttctcaagcttttttttttttgtgtgtgggacccctaccactgcttttttttctagaggcaaggtttctctgtgcagcccggGCTTGTCCtggaaactcgctctgtagaccaggcggcctcaaactcacagagatccctctgcctctgcttcccaagtgctggaattaaaggtgtacatcaccatcGCCCTGCTGACCTCAAccactttttgagacaaggttttgtaTAATACTGGCtagcttagaactcactgtgtagatgggGCTGGTTTTGAATATACAAATTCAAGcccacagtgatcctcctgcatctgccttcccACTGCTGCAATTCTGGGTTTATGTGACCATACTCAGTTTAAGGTTTTCCCACTATTTACCACCACCAGACACGCTGTGTAATAACATCCTTCTTGGTCAATAGATCTGTGCTTAAATGTTGATAACCCGTGCTCAGCCCTGGGTGCGTGTAAGGTAGCTGGTCGTAATTGTTTCCTTGGACTCCTAACTTAAGAGCTCTGACCCCTGAAGTTTGAGAGAGCAGTACTGGGTGGGAGTCAGTAAGGAAGGTGTGACATTTCTGCCTACCTTGACCTCATCCTCCTCCATTCCCACAGTTCTagggctgaggtaggaggacggTTGAGTGGTATGTGTGAGTGACGCTCTGatctcccctccccagctctgggaaggcctGACGGAATTAGTGACAGCCACCGGCAACTACAGCAACTACCGGCGTAGGCTGGCGGCCTGCGTGGGCTTCCGCTTCCCTATCCTGGGTGTGCACCTCAAGGATCTGGTGGCCTTGCAGCTGGCGCTGCCTGACTGGCTGGACCCGGGTAGGACCAGGCTCAATGGAGCCAAGATGAGGCAACTTTTTAGCATTCTGGAGGAGCTGGCCATGGTGACCAGCCTGCGACCACCAGTGCAAGCCAACCCTGACTTGCTGAGTCTACTCACGGTGAGGGAGTGGGCACAATGTCCTGTGTTTGCATTTGCTATGGTTGTGGGCTTGCTGGGTTCAGAAGGAGCTGAAGTTTAGCCTGGGCTCTGGGGTTTGCACTGAACTCTGAGGTTTGCACTGAACTCTGAGGTTTGCACTGAACTCTGAGGTGGTTCTAGGAGGTCTCTTTGCTTGAGCCTCCAAAGTGTTTGGATCACAGGGACATGCCTGCTTTAGGCAAAGGTTCTGACTCCAGTCTTGGGCTGATATTTGGCAGTGCATTATTTTTAAAGCCTTGCTCTGTGGGCCGGCTGGCATGGAGGTGTTTTGGGATATCTTCCTAAGCTGGCCTTTGTCCTGAGTTTAGCTTTCACATCAGGCAGACTGGCAGTCCTGGGGTCCTAGATTTGTAGCTTTTGTGTAAGAGGGGAGCAGGACCATGAGGGTATGACAAGTCCTATGTGTCTCAGGTGTCCCTGGATCAGTATCAGACGGAGGATGAGCTGTACCAGCTCTCCCTGCAGCGTGAGCCACGTTCCAAGTCTTCGGTAAGGGAGCCCCTCACCCTTCACTTTGCACTTGAGGATTCTAGGGTGCAAGGACAGAAAGAACATTCCCCATACGCTGCACCCACCTACTTGCTTGACAGGgcatcctgggggtgggggtggggctggcttTGGGCaggctctttctttctgtttattggAGCCTTAGGTTCATTCCCATTCTGGCCCTGGCTCAGACCTGACCGTTTCCACAGCCAACCAGCCCGACCAGCTGCACCCCGCCTCCCCGACCTCCTGTGCTAGAAGAGTGGACCTCAGTTGCCAAGCCTAAGCTGGACCAGGCCTTGGTGGCAGAGCACATTGAGAAGATGGTGGAGGTGAGCGGCCTGGAGGCCAAGGGAACCTGCTGGGAGCAGGGCTCTGTGAAGCAATGTTTCTCCAGCGCCTTGCCCCGGGAGCCACCGTTAGTGCCATATCTGATGGCCAGTGCTCTGGTTGTCCCCAGGAGGCACAGAGCACAGCACACTAGCTGCATTgtgggctggggaggcagggctGAAAAGGGACATGGGCTCAGATGCTCCTTTTAATTCGCCCTTCTCCTGGCCTCGTGTGCTCCTCTGCAGTCTGTGTTCCGGAACTTTGACGTTGACGGGGACGGGCACATCTCCCAGGAGGAGTTCCAGATCATCCGGGGCAACTTCCCTTATCTCAGCGCCTTTGGGGACCTGGACCAGAACCAGTGAGGAGGACTAGAGCCTGGGGGGGCAGGGTAGAGGGAAGGCATCAACCCACTTCCCCTTGGGTGTGCAGAGAGCAAGGCCTTGCCTGGGAAGCTGTGGCTGTGATGTTTTGGGGTGGGAGGAAGCTGCCAGCCATGGAGGGATAGTGTTACCTTGCTAGTTTGGACAGATGGGGAGCCCCACCTGAGCCTTGCAAAGAGAACACTATTTTATTTGTGGAGCTCACAGCTGCCAACAGTGTGGGGAAGTTGAGCCCCTGGGTAGCTGGCTTTAATGAACAGTAAGAAAGGCCGTAATTAGCAGCACCCACTTGCTTATCCACAATTCATATGCTgacaatttggaaagaaaaatctggGTACTCTGAAGCAGGTTAAATGTGCCTCTCCAAACCATGTTTATGCCCACTTTTTGCTGAGATGACAACAACCCCAGTCAAAATTTACAGTCCATCCcaggttgatttatttttaaatgtaccctgtatttaaaaatatgtgggtttgggggctgggaatgtgtctcagttggtagagtgtctgcctcaacatgcaagaagccctgggtttcatctttAGTATAACGGGGTGTAGAGACACTCTCCTAAAGtccctagcatttgggaggtggaaagCAAGGGCAGTCAAAAGCTCAAAATCATCTTCAACTACATAGCAattttgaagctagcctgggctacatgaggctatctgtctgaaaaaaaaagtttattatttttgttcccaCATTACAAAAATTGATGCTAAAAGCAGAATCCAGGTAGTAAAGTAAATTCccaatgaataaaatgtttaaagaaaaaaaaaagcaaggtcagaggcaggagggtttctgtgagtctgttctacacagagaaacattgtctcaaaaaaaaaaaaaaaaaaacctaaagctAAACTTCTTTtcctcattatgtagcccaggctagcttgaaCTCATTAtctagcttaggctggcctcaaactcaaagtgatccttccttattttctctagtgctgtgatcacaaatgtgtgccaccatgcctggctgctttTGTCCTTTTTGGCACCCATGTAAAATGATTTTG
It contains:
- the Rasgrp2 gene encoding LOW QUALITY PROTEIN: RAS guanyl-releasing protein 2 (The sequence of the model RefSeq protein was modified relative to this genomic sequence to represent the inferred CDS: inserted 3 bases in 2 codons; deleted 8 bases in 5 codons); protein product: MVQECEEPQPLGLLVLEHGRRGRGGGMGVCATTGVCACVWECAWVEMHSFCVCAHVCRCHSYCGLGIRGWAGSSEQTVWEXRTACGLDSGVTDLGMTGVSVTGVCEMGPLALNVGHGSSLVGSNSLGSSPPAPAAMASTLTLDKGCTVXELLRGCIEALQDDSGKVRDPQLVRMFLMMHPWYIPSSQLAAKLLHFYQQSRTDNSNSLQVKTCHLVRYWISAFPAEFDLNPELAEQIKELKALLDQEGNRRHSSLIDIENVPTYKWKRQVTQRNPWNRKKARLSLLFDHLEPMELAEHLTYLEYRSFCKILFQDYHSFVTHGCTVDNPVLERFISLFNSVSQWVQLMILSKPTATQRALVITHFVHVAEKLLQLQNFNTLMAVVGGLSHSSISRLKETHSHVSPETIKLWEGLTELVTATGNYSNYRRRLAACVGFRFPILGVHLKDLVALQLALPDWLDPGRTRLNGAKMRQLFSILEELAMVTSLRPPVQANPDLLSLLTVSLDQYQTEDELYQLSLQREPRSKSSPTSPTSCTPPPRPPVLEEWTSVAKPKLDQALVAEHIEKMVESVFRNFDVDGDGHISQEEFQIIRGNFPYLSAFGDLDQNQDGCISREEMISYFLRSSSVLGGRMGFVHNFQESNSLRPVACRHCKALILGIYKQGLKCRACGVNCHKQCKDRLSVECRRRAQSVSLEGSAPSPSPTHTHHRAFSFSLPRPGRRSSRPPEIREEEVQAVEDGVFDIHL